A region of Sporocytophaga myxococcoides DNA encodes the following proteins:
- a CDS encoding DUF4136 domain-containing protein, translating to MKKGSIFNKVYLTFGMLVVCVASVFAQISSDKDPNADFSQFKTFGFKPGTVIDQGKTETNNTIMDNKVDDAVTSELTAKGLKRDDNNPDLVISYTAGAQEKTELEDAGPGFAGPGIYVADGWWADSYDEFWQNTYNEGTLMIDVKDAQTNELVYRVYGAGEVKNKSKKQDKEINKVVKKGFKDFPQQ from the coding sequence ATGAAGAAGGGAAGTATATTCAATAAAGTTTATTTAACGTTTGGAATGCTGGTTGTTTGCGTAGCAAGTGTATTCGCTCAAATATCGTCCGATAAAGATCCTAACGCTGATTTTAGTCAGTTTAAAACCTTTGGTTTTAAACCCGGAACTGTTATAGATCAGGGAAAGACAGAAACCAATAATACCATCATGGATAACAAGGTTGATGATGCAGTAACATCAGAGTTAACAGCAAAAGGTTTAAAAAGAGATGATAATAATCCTGATTTGGTAATTTCTTATACAGCCGGAGCTCAGGAGAAAACTGAGCTGGAAGATGCGGGCCCTGGTTTTGCCGGTCCTGGTATATATGTAGCCGATGGCTGGTGGGCAGATTCTTATGATGAATTCTGGCAGAACACTTATAACGAAGGAACCCTGATGATTGACGTAAAAGATGCTCAGACAAATGAACTTGTTTATAGAGTATATGGCGCCGGAGAAGTTAAGAATAAATCCAAAAAGCAGGATAAAGAAATAAATAAGGTTGTTAAGAAAGGGTTCAAAGACTTCCCTCAGCAATGA
- a CDS encoding glutamate decarboxylase has translation MALYQKDDHRSSLLDDIYASPDLGVSMPKYRIPEEEHDPRVAYAAVHDELMLDGNSRQNLATFCQTYLDPEIHKLMDEAADKNMIDKDEYPQTAEIESRCVAMIADLWNSPDAANTIGCSTTGSSEAAMLGGLAMKWKWKAKRQAQGKPTDKPNLICGPVQICWHKFARYFEVELREIPMEHGRLLMTPEEVLKRCDENTIGVVPTLGVTFTLQFEDVKAVCEALDKLQKDTGLDIPIHVDAASGGFVAPFLYKELLWDFRLPRVKSINASGHKHGLSPLGVGWVVWREKQDLPEELIFNVNYLGGNMPTFALNFSRPGGQVIAQYYNFLRLGREGYRRIHQSCLDTGIYLAEEIAKSNLVEMIYDGRGGLPGCCYKLKDGLNTSYNLYDLSEKLRARGWQIASYSLPANAQDIVIQRILVRHGFTHDLANLLLDDMYRSVDFFKAHPVLKQMTREEAGGFNHS, from the coding sequence ATGGCTTTATATCAAAAAGATGATCATCGCAGTAGCTTGTTAGATGATATTTATGCGTCTCCTGATCTTGGTGTATCAATGCCGAAATACAGGATACCCGAGGAAGAACATGATCCAAGGGTTGCATATGCTGCGGTACATGATGAATTAATGCTTGATGGTAATTCAAGGCAAAATCTGGCAACTTTCTGTCAGACTTATCTGGACCCTGAAATTCATAAGTTGATGGATGAAGCAGCGGATAAGAATATGATTGATAAAGATGAATATCCTCAGACTGCAGAAATAGAGTCACGTTGTGTGGCTATGATAGCTGATTTATGGAACTCTCCTGATGCGGCCAATACAATTGGGTGTTCAACTACTGGATCTAGTGAGGCTGCCATGTTAGGGGGATTGGCTATGAAATGGAAGTGGAAAGCCAAAAGACAGGCTCAGGGTAAACCCACTGATAAGCCTAATCTTATTTGTGGACCAGTCCAGATTTGCTGGCATAAATTTGCCAGGTATTTCGAGGTTGAATTAAGGGAAATACCTATGGAGCATGGAAGATTACTAATGACTCCTGAAGAAGTATTAAAAAGGTGCGATGAAAATACGATAGGTGTGGTGCCAACATTGGGTGTAACCTTTACGCTTCAGTTTGAAGATGTTAAAGCAGTATGTGAAGCTCTTGATAAGTTGCAAAAAGATACGGGATTGGATATACCAATACATGTCGATGCGGCAAGTGGAGGCTTCGTGGCTCCATTTCTTTATAAGGAATTGCTTTGGGATTTCAGATTACCGAGGGTTAAATCGATCAATGCCTCCGGTCATAAACATGGCTTATCTCCATTGGGGGTAGGATGGGTAGTTTGGAGAGAGAAACAGGATTTGCCTGAAGAGTTGATATTTAACGTTAACTATCTTGGTGGTAACATGCCTACATTTGCTTTGAACTTTAGTAGACCGGGAGGGCAGGTCATTGCCCAATATTATAATTTTCTCAGGTTAGGGAGAGAGGGGTATAGAAGAATCCATCAATCATGCTTAGATACTGGAATCTACCTTGCTGAAGAGATAGCAAAATCTAATCTTGTAGAAATGATTTATGATGGAAGAGGAGGGCTGCCAGGATGTTGCTATAAGCTCAAGGATGGTTTGAATACAAGTTATAACCTATATGATCTATCTGAGAAGCTTAGAGCAAGAGGATGGCAGATTGCTTCCTATTCCTTGCCTGCAAATGCTCAGGATATAGTGATTCAAAGAATATTGGTGAGGCATGGATTTACTCATGATCTTGCTAATCTTTTGCTGGACGATATGTATCGTTCAGTTGATTTCTTTAAAGCACATCCTGTTTTAAAACAAATGACAAGAGAAGAAGCCGGTGGGTTTAACCATTCCTAA
- a CDS encoding APC family permease, with translation MFKFKDEGSDVKKHEIPVKQGTITTFGISMMTCACVLSLRGLPVMAKEELTMFFYIGFSTLLFLIPVSLVSAELGGAFGNRPGGVYTWIGEAFNKKTGFIAIWLEWAQTIVLYPTVLGFASGAFAYAIGRPDLATDGTFVGLFSIFIYWVATFIVFRGSSVIQKVTSYGFILGTVIPGLLIIGFGVTWILMGQDIAFMHPDPNDANIAKVVNGKAEPRILPYFRGITDVAFLAGIVLLFSGVESQAVHANELKNPAKQFPQAMLLAALIIFTIFTLGALSVGAVIPGKEINVQSGLMQAFYKIFNQFQLGWLTYISGLLVTFGAIASVLSWLSGPSKGLLVTAKDRILPDMMSRINNKGIQTGILYLQGIFVTILASLYIIMKDVNVAFFLLTVLTVGLYLIMYMLMYAAAIRLKYTQPNLPRSYKIPGGNTGMFVVAGVGFLAVLFSFVLAFVPPSQLPIGSPSTYVGMVISGTVFFTGLPFLIFYVKRRRGIDLSGKPNV, from the coding sequence ATGTTTAAATTTAAGGATGAGGGTTCAGATGTAAAAAAACATGAGATTCCTGTTAAGCAGGGTACTATTACTACTTTTGGAATTTCAATGATGACTTGTGCATGCGTATTAAGTCTAAGGGGATTACCAGTGATGGCTAAGGAAGAATTAACAATGTTTTTTTACATAGGTTTTTCAACACTTTTGTTTTTGATTCCTGTATCTCTGGTTTCTGCAGAATTGGGAGGGGCCTTTGGAAACAGACCAGGTGGTGTTTATACATGGATTGGAGAAGCATTTAATAAGAAAACAGGTTTTATTGCCATATGGCTGGAATGGGCACAGACAATAGTGTTGTATCCTACAGTACTTGGCTTTGCATCAGGAGCATTCGCCTATGCTATAGGTAGACCGGATTTAGCAACTGATGGAACGTTCGTAGGGCTGTTTTCAATTTTTATATACTGGGTGGCAACTTTCATTGTTTTCAGAGGTTCATCTGTAATTCAAAAAGTAACAAGTTATGGATTTATTTTAGGTACAGTTATTCCTGGATTATTGATTATTGGATTTGGAGTTACCTGGATATTAATGGGCCAAGACATTGCATTTATGCATCCAGATCCTAATGATGCAAATATTGCCAAGGTGGTTAACGGAAAAGCAGAACCTCGTATCTTACCTTATTTTAGAGGTATTACTGACGTCGCATTTCTTGCAGGAATAGTATTGCTATTTTCAGGAGTAGAGTCGCAGGCAGTGCATGCAAACGAATTGAAAAATCCTGCAAAGCAATTTCCGCAGGCTATGTTGCTTGCTGCATTGATCATATTCACCATTTTTACTTTAGGCGCATTATCCGTTGGCGCAGTAATTCCCGGAAAAGAAATTAACGTACAGTCTGGATTGATGCAGGCTTTTTATAAAATCTTTAATCAATTTCAACTGGGATGGCTGACTTATATTTCCGGATTGTTAGTAACCTTTGGCGCAATAGCAAGTGTTCTTTCCTGGCTTTCCGGTCCAAGTAAGGGCCTTCTTGTTACCGCTAAAGACAGAATACTGCCAGATATGATGAGCAGGATTAATAATAAGGGGATTCAAACGGGGATACTATATCTTCAGGGAATATTTGTCACTATACTAGCTTCTTTATATATTATTATGAAAGATGTGAATGTAGCTTTCTTCCTTTTGACAGTGCTTACTGTTGGCCTTTATCTGATCATGTATATGTTGATGTATGCAGCCGCTATAAGATTAAAATATACACAACCAAATCTTCCGCGTTCATATAAAATTCCTGGTGGGAATACAGGGATGTTTGTAGTTGCAGGTGTTGGTTTTCTAGCAGTATTATTTTCTTTTGTGCTTGCATTTGTGCCTCCGTCTCAGCTTCCAATAGGAAGTCCTTCAACATATGTTGGGATGGTGATTTCAGGAACTGTATTTTTTACCGGTCTTCCCTTTTTGATTTTTTATGTGAAAAGAAGAAGAGGCATTGATCTGAGTGGCAAGCCTAATGTATGA
- a CDS encoding DUF2721 domain-containing protein yields the protein MDKARFQETVAILSAMIIPVVLIMATLSLILSTSTRSGKVIDRVRELLKMINPDYNNQSGKKDLDEEMHHTLDVLRMMAIRSKFLQQSLWFQYLALCDFFATSIFLAIIKLTPLNFYAVPLVLGLIGIVLLFGASIMLVFESRYAVRALNKELKIAFKKFDAL from the coding sequence ATGGATAAAGCAAGATTCCAGGAAACTGTAGCTATCCTTTCTGCCATGATTATACCGGTTGTATTAATCATGGCAACACTAAGTCTGATATTATCTACAAGCACAAGATCAGGAAAAGTAATTGACAGAGTTAGGGAGTTATTAAAGATGATAAATCCTGACTATAATAATCAATCAGGAAAAAAGGATTTAGATGAAGAAATGCACCATACTTTAGACGTCTTACGCATGATGGCAATCCGTTCAAAATTTCTTCAGCAAAGCTTGTGGTTTCAGTACTTAGCACTTTGTGATTTCTTTGCTACAAGTATTTTTCTTGCAATAATCAAACTCACTCCTTTAAATTTTTACGCAGTTCCTCTGGTATTAGGATTGATAGGAATTGTTCTTTTGTTTGGAGCAAGCATTATGCTTGTATTTGAATCCAGATATGCGGTCAGAGCTCTAAACAAAGAATTAAAGATTGCATTCAAAAAATTTGATGCACTTTGA